In the Gorilla gorilla gorilla isolate KB3781 chromosome 10, NHGRI_mGorGor1-v2.1_pri, whole genome shotgun sequence genome, one interval contains:
- the MMP19 gene encoding matrix metalloproteinase-19 isoform X2, with translation MNCQQLWLGFLLPMTVSGRVLGLAEVAPVDYLSQYGYLQKPLEGSNNFKPEDITEALRAFQEASELPVSGQLDDATRARMRQPRCGLEDPFNQKTLKYLLLGRWRKKHLTFRILNLPSTLPPHTARAALRQAFQDWSNVAPLTFQEVQAGAADIRLSFHGRQSSYCSNTFDGPGRVLAHADIPELGSVHFDEDEFWTEGTYRGVNLRIIAAHEVGHALGLGHSRYSQALMAPVYEGYRPHFKLHPDDVAGIQALYGKKSPVIRDEEEEETELPTVPPVPTEPSPMPDPCSSELDAMMLGEAPPLQAVGRRWGQPADPEAWTNGSDMGLQHEQWRAPWEDLCFQGGLCVDCIRFRTGPLVPSVCPLGGAPRKPGCCCLLASNTMDSLL, from the exons ATGAACTGCCAGCAGCTGTGGCTGGGCTTCCTACTCCCCATGACAGTCTCAGGCCGGGTCCTGGGGCTTGCAGAGGTGGCGCCCGTG GACTACCTGTCACAATATGGGTACCTACAGAAGCCTCTAGAAGGATCTAATAACTTCAAGCCAGAAGATATCACCGAGGCTCTGAG aGCTTTTCAGGAAGCATCTGAACTTCCAGTCTCAGGTCAGCTGGATGATGCCACAAGGGCCCGCATGAGGCAGCCTCGTTGTGGCCTAGAGGATCCCTTCAACCAGAAGACCCTTAAATACCTGTTGCTGG GCCGCTGGAGAAAGAAGCACCTGACTTTCCGCATCTTGAACCTGCCCTCCACCCTTCCACCCCACACAGCCCGGGCAGCCCTGCGTCAAGCCTTCCAGGACTGGAGCAATGTGGCTCCCTTGACCTTCCAAGAGGTGCAGGCTGGCGCGGCTGACATCCGCCTCTCCTTCCATGGCCGCCAAAGCTCGTACTGTTCCAATACTTTTGATGGACCTG GGAGAGTCCTGGCCCATGCCGACATCCCAGAGCTGGGCAGTGTGCACTTCGACGAAGACGAGTTCTGGACTGAGGGGACCTACCGTGGGGTGAACCTGCGCATCATTGCAGCCCATGAAGTGGGCCATGCTCTGGGGCTTGGGCACTCCCGATATTCTCAGGCCCTCATGGCCCCAGTCTACGAGGGCTACCGGCCCCACTTCAAGCTGCACCCAGATGATGTGGCAGGGATCCAGGCTCTCTATG GCAAGAAGAGTCCAGTGATAAGggatgaggaagaagaagagacagaGCTGCCCACTGTGCCCCCAGTGCCCACAGAACCCAGTCCCATGCCAGACCCTTGCAGTAGTGAACTGGATGCCATGATGCTGGGTGAGGCCCCTCCCCTCCAGGCTGTTGGCAGGCGGTGGGGGCAGCCTGCTGATCCTGAGGCCTGGACAAATGGGAGTGACATGGGACTTCAGCATGAGCAATGGAG GGCCCCGTGGGAAGACCTATGCTTTCAAGGGGGACTATGTGTGGACTGTATCAGATTCAGGACCGGGCCCCTTGTTCCGAGTGTCTGCCCTTTGGGAGGGGCTCCCCGGAAACCTGGATGCTGCTGTCTACTCGCCTCGAACACAATGGATTCACTTCTTTAA